Proteins from one Elusimicrobiota bacterium genomic window:
- the pheS gene encoding phenylalanine--tRNA ligase subunit alpha yields MASAKTAEELEAVRVEALGRKSGLTELLKGLKDLSLEEKREFAPKIQALKAELETLVSRRRAELEALADEASLQSLDLDLSLPALAPTRGRLHPLTQTLQEMASIFSLMGYSWAEGPLVEDERHNFEALNIPEHHAARDLQDTFYLQDVPLLLRTHTSPVQIRTMENVRPPLRVICPGRVFRHEAIDATHSAVFHQVEGLAVDQGITLADLKGTLQTFLQRLFGPKTKTRFLPSYYPFTEPSADVYASCIFCSGSGCPICKHSGWIEIMGAGMVHPNVFKAVDYDPETWSGFAFGIGVDRVAMLRLGVPDLRLFYENDLRFLRQFDENLV; encoded by the coding sequence ATCGCCTCGGCCAAGACCGCTGAGGAGCTCGAGGCGGTCCGGGTCGAAGCCCTGGGCCGCAAGAGCGGGCTGACCGAGCTCCTCAAAGGGCTCAAGGACCTCTCCCTCGAAGAGAAGCGCGAGTTCGCACCCAAGATCCAGGCCCTCAAGGCCGAGCTGGAGACCCTGGTCTCCCGACGCCGCGCCGAGCTGGAGGCCCTGGCGGACGAGGCGTCCTTGCAGAGCCTCGACCTGGACCTCTCCCTTCCGGCCCTGGCGCCGACGCGGGGCCGCCTGCACCCCCTGACCCAGACCCTCCAGGAGATGGCCTCCATCTTCAGCCTCATGGGCTACTCCTGGGCCGAGGGGCCCTTGGTCGAGGATGAGCGCCACAACTTCGAGGCCCTCAACATCCCGGAGCACCACGCCGCGCGGGACCTGCAGGACACCTTCTACCTCCAGGACGTGCCGCTGCTGCTGCGCACCCACACCTCGCCGGTGCAGATCCGCACCATGGAAAACGTGCGGCCGCCCCTGCGGGTCATCTGCCCCGGGCGCGTGTTCCGCCACGAGGCCATCGACGCCACCCACTCCGCGGTCTTCCACCAGGTCGAAGGCCTGGCCGTGGACCAGGGCATAACCTTGGCGGACCTCAAGGGGACCCTGCAGACCTTCCTACAGAGGCTCTTCGGCCCCAAGACCAAGACGCGCTTCCTGCCCTCGTACTATCCCTTCACCGAGCCCTCGGCGGACGTCTACGCCTCGTGCATCTTCTGCTCCGGCTCGGGCTGCCCCATCTGCAAGCACTCCGGCTGGATCGAGATCATGGGCGCGGGCATGGTCCACCCGAACGTATTCAAGGCCGTGGACTACGACCCCGAGACCTGGTCCGGCTTCGCCTTCGGCATCGGAGTGGACCGCGTGGCCATGCTGCGCCTGGGCGTGCCGGACCTGCGCCTCTTCTACGAGAACGACCTGCGCTTCCTGCGCCAATTCGATGAAAATCTCGTATAG
- the pheT gene encoding phenylalanine--tRNA ligase subunit beta yields MKISYSWLKEFLPLDLPAQDLAARLPLLGFEVASVETRGPAFTGVVVGAVLSKDKHPNADRLSLCVVEVGDEKYSVVCGAPNVAAGQKIALARVGAVLPGGFKIERSKIRGVESQGMICSRKELGLGEEAAGIWVLEPSAQIGSDVAAGLGETDSILELEITPNRADCLSHLGLARELSAYLRIPLRPRPAPALPAGSLPCLDVRVEAPAACPRYVGRSFEGLAIGASPGWLAAKLEAVGLRPINALVDITNYLLMDVGQPMHAFDADKLEGSIRVRFAEAGETITALDEKQYSLTERCLVIADGKKPVAIAGVMGGLHTGVTEKTKRAFLESAYFDPPTVRRTSQALRLKSDSSHRFERGTDPEAAGTASLRATELILKLCGRGAQVSEPLDRRAAAAAPAPITVTSARINSILGSAFAAGSVESALKSISAAFEQQGDVIRFTAPSYRHDLATVWDLAEEVARLAGYDEIPYRLPAAALEPSLSLPAQSAADRARRRLAALGLCEAYNYDFISDKFAAQARLKTPLLRVKNPLSEEYANLRPTLLVGLLGNARRNLNSGAEEVRLFELGKAYVPSGKGAAETAQAAGLLLGPAARHWTAPRGRRLDFYDAKGVVEELLAGLPALDWLPLSDPDAGRAPADSLFHPRASLRLRHPTGALGTVGLLHPVVARAWDLEREQAALFELDLDLIARLEGSMTKFAAFSVFPGSSRDLSFLVASSVRFGEVLAAVRSAGAAGLRAVELVDKFTGQGVPEGRQSLTVRLSFGLADRTLKDAEVSAAVERILAGLQGKLGAVLRS; encoded by the coding sequence ATGAAAATCTCGTATAGCTGGCTCAAGGAGTTCCTGCCCCTGGACCTGCCGGCCCAGGACCTGGCCGCGCGCCTGCCCCTGCTGGGCTTCGAGGTCGCCTCGGTGGAGACCCGGGGCCCCGCCTTCACCGGCGTGGTCGTCGGCGCCGTGCTCTCCAAGGATAAGCACCCCAATGCGGACCGGCTCTCCCTCTGCGTCGTGGAGGTCGGCGACGAGAAGTACTCCGTGGTCTGCGGGGCTCCGAACGTGGCCGCAGGGCAGAAGATCGCCCTGGCCCGCGTCGGCGCGGTCCTGCCCGGCGGCTTCAAGATCGAGCGCTCCAAGATCCGCGGCGTCGAGTCGCAGGGCATGATCTGCTCGCGCAAAGAGCTGGGCCTGGGCGAGGAAGCCGCCGGCATCTGGGTGCTCGAGCCATCCGCGCAGATCGGCAGCGACGTGGCCGCCGGCCTGGGCGAGACCGACTCCATCCTGGAGCTCGAGATCACCCCCAACCGGGCGGACTGTCTCTCGCACCTGGGCTTGGCCCGCGAGCTCTCCGCTTACCTGCGCATCCCGTTGCGGCCGCGGCCGGCCCCGGCCCTGCCGGCGGGGTCTCTGCCCTGCCTGGACGTGCGCGTCGAGGCCCCCGCGGCATGCCCCCGCTACGTGGGCCGCAGCTTCGAAGGGCTCGCCATCGGCGCCAGCCCCGGCTGGCTGGCCGCCAAGCTCGAGGCCGTGGGCCTGCGCCCGATCAACGCCCTGGTGGACATCACCAACTACCTGCTCATGGATGTGGGCCAGCCCATGCACGCCTTCGACGCGGACAAGCTGGAAGGCTCCATCCGCGTGCGCTTCGCCGAGGCCGGCGAGACGATCACGGCCCTCGACGAGAAGCAGTACTCCCTGACGGAGCGCTGCCTGGTCATCGCGGACGGCAAGAAACCCGTGGCCATCGCGGGGGTGATGGGCGGGCTCCACACCGGGGTGACGGAAAAGACCAAGCGCGCGTTCCTGGAGAGCGCCTATTTCGACCCGCCGACCGTGCGCCGGACCTCCCAGGCCCTGCGCCTGAAGTCCGACTCCTCGCACCGCTTCGAGCGCGGCACCGACCCGGAGGCGGCCGGGACCGCCTCCCTGCGCGCCACGGAGCTAATCCTCAAGCTCTGCGGCCGAGGCGCCCAGGTCTCCGAGCCCCTCGACCGCCGGGCCGCGGCCGCCGCCCCGGCCCCCATCACGGTCACCAGCGCCCGCATCAACTCCATCCTCGGCTCCGCCTTCGCGGCCGGCTCGGTGGAGTCGGCACTCAAGTCCATCTCGGCCGCCTTCGAGCAGCAGGGCGATGTCATCCGCTTCACCGCGCCCTCCTACCGGCACGACCTGGCCACGGTCTGGGACCTGGCCGAGGAGGTCGCCCGGCTGGCCGGCTACGACGAGATCCCCTACCGCCTCCCGGCCGCGGCGCTGGAGCCCTCGCTGAGCTTGCCCGCCCAGAGCGCGGCCGACCGCGCCCGCCGGCGCCTGGCCGCCTTGGGCCTCTGCGAGGCCTACAACTACGACTTCATATCGGACAAGTTCGCGGCCCAGGCCCGGCTCAAGACCCCGCTGCTGCGGGTGAAGAACCCGCTCTCCGAGGAGTACGCCAACCTCAGGCCCACGCTCCTGGTCGGGCTGCTCGGCAACGCGCGCCGCAACCTCAACAGCGGGGCCGAAGAGGTCAGGCTCTTCGAGCTGGGCAAGGCCTATGTCCCCTCGGGCAAAGGCGCGGCGGAGACGGCCCAGGCCGCGGGCCTGCTGCTGGGACCCGCGGCGCGGCATTGGACCGCTCCGCGCGGCCGCAGGCTCGACTTCTACGACGCCAAGGGCGTGGTCGAGGAACTCCTGGCCGGCCTGCCCGCCCTGGACTGGCTGCCGCTCTCCGACCCGGACGCGGGCCGGGCTCCTGCGGATTCGCTCTTCCACCCTCGCGCCAGCCTGCGCCTGCGCCACCCCACGGGGGCTCTGGGCACCGTGGGCCTGCTGCATCCCGTCGTGGCCCGAGCCTGGGACCTGGAGCGCGAGCAGGCGGCGCTCTTCGAGCTCGACCTCGACCTCATCGCCCGGCTGGAAGGGTCCATGACGAAGTTCGCCGCCTTCAGCGTCTTCCCGGGCTCGAGCCGGGACCTGTCCTTCCTGGTCGCGTCCTCGGTCCGCTTCGGAGAGGTCCTGGCCGCGGTGCGCTCAGCCGGCGCCGCCGGGCTGCGCGCGGTGGAGCTCGTGGACAAGTTCACCGGCCAGGGAGTGCCCGAGGGCCGGCAGAGCCTGACCGTGCGCCTGAGCTTCGGCCTCGCGGACCGCACCCTCAAGGACGCAGAGGTGTCCGCGGCCGTGGAACGCATCCTGGCCGGACTGCAGGGCAAGCTTGGCGCGGTCCTGCGGTCATGA
- a CDS encoding cell division protein ZapA, with protein sequence MNEKIPVIIAGLHLEVEVEGLLQMEVSSIANLVNDKLEEVKALYPNVVDTRRLAVYTALYVAIDLYKLQQAESTNRKATENTLDHIDKTLQQTLKAAGVEAE encoded by the coding sequence ATGAACGAGAAGATTCCGGTCATCATCGCGGGGCTGCATCTCGAGGTCGAAGTCGAAGGCCTCCTGCAGATGGAGGTCAGCAGCATCGCCAACCTGGTCAACGACAAGCTCGAGGAGGTCAAGGCCCTCTATCCGAATGTCGTCGACACCCGGAGGCTCGCGGTCTACACCGCTCTCTACGTCGCCATAGACCTCTACAAACTGCAGCAGGCAGAATCCACCAACCGCAAGGCCACGGAAAACACGCTCGACCATATCGACAAGACCCTGCAGCAGACCCTCAAGGCGGCGGGCGTCGAGGCCGAATAG
- a CDS encoding replication-associated recombination protein A, translated as MADELFTSRGADQPLAARLAPKTLDEFSGQEHLLGPGKMLRRLIEADRFASALFFGPPGSGKTALARFIAARSQAEVVELNAVAAGVADLKKVLEQAKYSSSHLGRRTLVLIDEIHHFNRTQQDVLLPSVERGDILLIGLTTENPSFYVNAALLSRFTAFEFQPLAEAHLKAILQRALSDEDRGLARLKLKLAAQAEAHLTRMSGGDARKLLNALELAALSTAPGHDGVRHITLEVAEESIQRKSIRYDKRSDDHYDHISAFIKSMRGSDPDAAVYWMAKMLAAGEDPRFIARRILICASEDVGNADFRAVLVASAAFHAAEVLGMPEARIPLAQAAIYVAAAPKSNAAYLAIDAAMAEAQNGPSREVPLHLRDASLDAKTRGHGQGYKYPHDFPGHYTPQEYMPEPRRFYEPTELGDEKRIKEFLKALRRGS; from the coding sequence GTGGCCGACGAACTCTTCACCTCCCGAGGCGCGGACCAGCCTTTGGCCGCGCGCCTGGCTCCCAAGACGCTCGACGAGTTCTCCGGCCAGGAGCATCTCCTAGGCCCGGGCAAGATGCTGCGCCGCCTCATCGAGGCCGACCGTTTCGCCTCGGCCCTGTTCTTCGGCCCCCCCGGCTCGGGCAAGACCGCTTTGGCCCGCTTCATCGCGGCGCGCTCGCAGGCCGAGGTGGTGGAGCTCAACGCGGTCGCGGCTGGCGTGGCCGACCTTAAGAAGGTCCTGGAGCAAGCCAAGTACTCATCCTCCCACCTGGGCCGCCGCACCTTGGTCCTCATCGATGAGATACACCACTTCAACCGCACCCAGCAGGATGTGCTCCTGCCTTCGGTGGAGCGCGGGGACATCCTGCTCATCGGCCTGACCACGGAGAACCCCTCCTTCTACGTCAACGCGGCGCTGCTCTCGCGCTTCACGGCCTTCGAGTTCCAGCCCCTGGCCGAGGCTCACCTCAAGGCCATCCTCCAGCGCGCCCTGTCGGACGAGGACCGCGGTTTGGCCAGGCTCAAACTCAAGCTCGCGGCGCAGGCCGAGGCGCATCTGACCCGCATGTCCGGAGGCGACGCGCGCAAGCTTCTGAACGCCCTGGAACTGGCCGCGCTCTCCACCGCCCCCGGCCACGACGGGGTGCGGCACATCACCTTGGAGGTCGCCGAGGAGTCCATCCAGCGCAAGTCGATCCGCTACGACAAGAGGTCCGACGACCACTACGACCACATCTCGGCCTTCATCAAGTCCATGCGCGGCTCGGACCCGGACGCGGCCGTCTACTGGATGGCCAAGATGCTGGCCGCCGGAGAGGACCCCCGCTTCATCGCGCGCCGCATCCTCATCTGCGCCTCGGAGGACGTGGGCAACGCGGATTTCCGCGCGGTCCTGGTGGCTTCCGCCGCCTTCCACGCGGCCGAGGTGCTGGGTATGCCCGAGGCGCGCATCCCCTTGGCGCAGGCCGCGATCTATGTGGCGGCAGCGCCCAAGTCCAACGCGGCCTACTTGGCCATAGACGCGGCCATGGCCGAGGCCCAGAACGGCCCTTCCCGGGAGGTGCCCCTCCACCTGCGCGACGCCAGCCTCGACGCAAAGACGCGCGGGCACGGCCAGGGCTACAAGTACCCGCACGATTTCCCGGGCCACTACACGCCGCAGGAGTACATGCCCGAGCCCAGGCGCTTCTACGAGCCCACGGAGCTCGGCGACGAGAAGCGCATCAAGGAGTTCCTCAAGGCCCTGCGCAGGGGCTCGTGA
- the xseA gene encoding exodeoxyribonuclease VII large subunit, giving the protein MEMAGARKVYTVSQVNAQIHELLEASFPELWVEGEISNCRAYPSGHTYMTLKDEGAQIQAVLFKGAAFGVKFKPVDGLKVLVRARVSSYVKRGDVQLIISALEPREKGALQLAFEQLKAKLAAEGLFDEARKKPLPPFPKRVGIVTSAQGAAVHDMITVLSRRWPGLEILVYPVKVQGDGAKEEIARAVADFNELLPDTDVLLVGRGGGSIEDLWAFNEELVARAIAASEIPVISCVGHETDFTIADFVADVRAPTPSAAAELAVPEQAAVLAQVTDSRRRLLASIQERLRGLAERLDFARRHPFLQSPHRMYEERSKRVDELFGRLPEALRQVLLHAEKDLRLQMEKLDAFSPLKVLGRGYAIAEKLPGREILRSAEQVRPGDRVRVRLHQGEIHCEVKDAQERRQA; this is encoded by the coding sequence CTGGAGATGGCCGGAGCGCGCAAGGTCTACACGGTCAGCCAGGTCAACGCGCAGATCCACGAGCTCCTGGAAGCCTCCTTCCCCGAGCTCTGGGTCGAAGGCGAGATCTCCAACTGCCGCGCCTACCCCTCCGGCCACACCTACATGACCCTCAAGGACGAGGGCGCCCAGATCCAGGCCGTGCTCTTCAAGGGCGCGGCCTTCGGCGTGAAGTTCAAGCCCGTTGACGGGCTCAAGGTGCTGGTCCGGGCGCGGGTGTCCTCCTACGTCAAGCGCGGCGACGTCCAGCTCATCATCAGCGCGCTGGAGCCGCGGGAGAAAGGAGCGCTCCAGCTCGCATTCGAGCAGCTCAAGGCCAAGCTCGCGGCGGAAGGTCTCTTCGACGAGGCCCGCAAGAAGCCGCTGCCCCCCTTCCCGAAACGAGTGGGCATCGTCACCTCCGCGCAGGGCGCGGCGGTCCACGACATGATCACGGTCCTCTCCCGCCGCTGGCCGGGCCTGGAGATCCTGGTCTACCCGGTCAAGGTCCAGGGCGACGGCGCCAAGGAGGAGATCGCCCGGGCCGTGGCGGACTTCAACGAGCTCCTGCCGGACACGGACGTACTCCTGGTGGGCCGCGGCGGCGGCTCCATCGAGGACCTCTGGGCCTTCAACGAGGAGCTCGTGGCCCGGGCCATCGCGGCCTCCGAGATCCCGGTCATCTCCTGCGTGGGCCATGAGACGGACTTCACCATCGCGGATTTCGTCGCGGACGTGCGGGCCCCCACCCCCTCGGCCGCGGCCGAGCTGGCGGTCCCGGAGCAAGCCGCGGTCCTGGCCCAGGTGACGGACTCCCGGCGCCGGCTGCTGGCCTCTATCCAGGAGCGCCTGCGCGGCCTGGCCGAAAGGCTCGACTTCGCCAGGCGGCATCCCTTCCTGCAGAGCCCCCACCGCATGTACGAGGAGCGCAGCAAGCGCGTCGATGAGCTCTTCGGCCGCTTGCCCGAGGCCCTGCGCCAGGTCCTGCTGCACGCGGAGAAGGACCTGCGGCTGCAGATGGAGAAGCTCGACGCTTTCAGCCCCTTGAAGGTCCTGGGCCGCGGCTACGCCATCGCCGAGAAGCTGCCCGGCCGCGAGATACTCCGGAGCGCGGAGCAAGTGCGCCCCGGCGACCGCGTGCGCGTGCGCCTGCACCAAGGCGAGATCCATTGCGAGGTGAAAGATGCCCAAGAAAGAAGACAAGCCTGA
- a CDS encoding exodeoxyribonuclease VII small subunit yields the protein MPKKEDKPDFETSLKKLEGIVRELESGEKGLEESLELFEKGVTLAKGLTAQLEDAKRKVEVLTKEGGKLSRKPFAEAQG from the coding sequence ATGCCCAAGAAAGAAGACAAGCCTGACTTCGAGACCTCCCTGAAAAAGCTCGAAGGCATCGTCCGGGAGCTGGAGTCCGGGGAGAAAGGCCTGGAAGAGTCTTTGGAGCTCTTCGAGAAGGGCGTGACCTTGGCCAAGGGCCTCACCGCCCAGCTCGAAGACGCCAAGCGCAAGGTCGAGGTCCTCACCAAAGAGGGCGGCAAGCTCTCACGCAAGCCTTTCGCCGAGGCCCAGGGATGA
- a CDS encoding RluA family pseudouridine synthase: MSAAGAWVEVPFEVQKPQDGLRLDSYLAARLHRYSRSQVQRLIDAGRVFLRGKTVKPATRVASGETVFIRYPRHEELPCLHEELPVLYEDEVLLAVDKPAPLLCHPTDKIQNNTVTSVLKKQFPGLRLHLAHRLDRETSGVLLLAKDPGTTRRLAAHFISRQVKKEYLALVAGEVSWRRQTVDAPLGKEGLEIKVRQAVGAGAEARTEFELLACGAGLSLVLARPLTGRLHQIRVHLAHLGHPVLGDKLYTGKGELYMKAVRKSLTEADLAKLGAPRQMLHAQRLRLPHPETGRELSVTAPLPEDFRRLLQGAGISWP; this comes from the coding sequence ATGAGCGCAGCGGGGGCCTGGGTCGAGGTCCCCTTCGAGGTGCAGAAGCCCCAGGACGGCCTGCGCCTGGACTCCTATCTCGCCGCGCGCCTGCACCGCTACTCGCGCAGCCAGGTCCAGCGACTCATCGACGCAGGCCGGGTCTTCCTGCGCGGCAAGACGGTCAAGCCCGCGACCCGCGTCGCCTCCGGCGAGACCGTGTTCATCCGCTATCCCCGCCATGAGGAGCTGCCCTGCCTCCACGAAGAGCTGCCGGTCCTCTATGAAGACGAAGTCCTGCTCGCCGTGGACAAGCCCGCGCCGCTCTTATGCCATCCCACGGACAAGATCCAGAACAACACCGTGACTTCCGTCTTGAAGAAGCAGTTCCCGGGCCTGCGCCTGCACCTGGCCCACCGCCTGGACCGGGAGACCAGCGGGGTTCTGCTTCTGGCCAAGGATCCCGGGACCACGCGCCGGTTGGCGGCCCATTTCATCAGCCGGCAGGTGAAGAAGGAGTATCTGGCTTTGGTCGCCGGAGAGGTCTCCTGGCGCCGGCAGACCGTGGATGCGCCATTGGGCAAAGAAGGGCTGGAGATCAAGGTGCGGCAAGCGGTGGGCGCAGGGGCCGAAGCGCGCACCGAGTTCGAGCTCCTGGCCTGCGGCGCGGGGCTTTCCTTGGTCCTCGCCCGGCCCCTGACCGGCCGTCTGCATCAGATCCGCGTGCACCTGGCCCATCTCGGCCATCCGGTCCTGGGAGACAAGCTCTATACCGGAAAAGGAGAGCTCTACATGAAGGCGGTGAGAAAATCCCTCACCGAAGCCGACTTGGCCAAGCTCGGCGCTCCCCGGCAGATGCTCCACGCGCAGCGCCTGCGCCTGCCCCATCCGGAGACGGGCCGGGAACTCTCCGTGACCGCGCCGCTACCCGAGGATTTCCGCCGTCTGCTGCAGGGAGCCGGGATCTCATGGCCGTAA
- a CDS encoding HAD family phosphatase, giving the protein MAVSPPPIKAVFFDIGNVLLHFDIPAILAEISAALGRHPIKVARILLDTKRISALERGKIGSDELYRIFRDELGYRGSFPKFKKLWCDHFSLERRTAALLKKVSRRVPTYLLSNTHALHYDFIKARYAFIRCVRGAALSHELGMRKPEPRIFRAALKLARVSEPAQALFIDDLDLNVQGARKAGLQAIHYQGPEDLARRLRSFGLLA; this is encoded by the coding sequence ATGGCCGTAAGCCCCCCCCCCATCAAGGCCGTTTTCTTCGACATCGGCAACGTCCTACTGCACTTCGACATCCCCGCCATCCTCGCGGAGATCTCCGCGGCCCTGGGCCGCCATCCCATCAAGGTCGCGCGCATCCTGCTGGACACCAAGCGCATCTCGGCCTTGGAGCGCGGCAAGATCGGCTCGGACGAGCTCTACCGCATCTTCCGCGATGAGCTGGGCTACCGCGGGAGCTTCCCGAAGTTCAAGAAGCTCTGGTGCGACCACTTCTCCTTGGAGCGGCGCACCGCGGCTCTGCTCAAGAAGGTCTCCCGGCGGGTGCCCACCTACCTGCTCTCCAACACCCACGCGCTCCACTACGATTTCATCAAGGCCCGATACGCCTTCATCAGATGCGTGCGCGGAGCCGCGCTCTCTCACGAGTTGGGCATGCGCAAGCCGGAGCCGCGCATCTTCCGTGCGGCCCTCAAGCTCGCCCGCGTCAGCGAGCCCGCGCAGGCCCTCTTCATCGACGACCTGGATCTCAACGTCCAGGGCGCCCGCAAGGCCGGCCTGCAGGCCATCCATTACCAAGGGCCGGAGGACTTGGCCCGACGCTTGAGGTCTTTCGGGCTGCTCGCCTAG
- a CDS encoding DMT family transporter, whose amino-acid sequence MSYLGLVYCSAVWGATFFMVKDALADVGPVAMVAYRFLLAALCLLPWALRRRRPTALMWEGFVLSLILAGLYVSQTVGLGFTTASNCAFITGLFVVFVPVYMLALYRKALAPSQWLAVVVAVGGLWLLTGGLAGVNRGDALSLVAAATYAGHLLFTDKCVRADADVVLLAFHQFWMTSVLAFLACAALRLPMAVAAPRGWEVILFLALFPTLSAFFLQILIQKKLPPLTVSLGFSLEPVFAALFAWTVGGEAFVGRKAVGGLLIVAAMVLGELHRFDFIKARRKEVLPL is encoded by the coding sequence ATGTCCTATCTCGGGCTCGTCTACTGCTCCGCGGTCTGGGGCGCGACCTTCTTCATGGTCAAGGACGCGCTCGCGGATGTGGGGCCGGTGGCCATGGTGGCCTACCGGTTCCTCCTGGCGGCGCTGTGCCTCCTGCCTTGGGCCCTGAGGCGGCGGCGGCCGACGGCGCTGATGTGGGAGGGCTTCGTCCTCTCCCTCATCCTGGCCGGGCTCTACGTGTCCCAGACCGTCGGCCTGGGGTTCACCACGGCCTCGAATTGCGCCTTCATCACGGGGCTCTTCGTGGTGTTCGTCCCAGTCTACATGCTCGCCCTTTACCGCAAGGCGCTGGCTCCCTCGCAATGGCTGGCCGTCGTGGTCGCGGTCGGCGGACTCTGGCTGCTCACGGGGGGGCTTGCGGGCGTCAATCGGGGCGACGCCTTGAGCCTGGTCGCGGCCGCGACTTATGCCGGCCACCTGCTCTTCACGGACAAGTGCGTGCGGGCCGACGCGGACGTGGTTCTGCTGGCCTTCCACCAGTTCTGGATGACCTCCGTCCTGGCATTCCTGGCTTGCGCGGCCCTGCGCCTGCCCATGGCCGTGGCCGCGCCCAGGGGCTGGGAGGTCATCCTGTTCTTGGCCTTGTTCCCGACCTTGTCCGCGTTCTTCCTGCAGATCCTCATCCAGAAGAAGCTGCCGCCTCTGACCGTGAGCCTGGGATTCTCTCTGGAGCCGGTCTTCGCCGCGCTCTTCGCCTGGACCGTGGGCGGGGAAGCCTTCGTGGGCCGCAAGGCCGTCGGCGGCCTGCTGATCGTAGCGGCCATGGTGCTCGGCGAGCTGCATCGCTTCGACTTCATCAAAGCTCGGCGCAAGGAAGTCCTGCCTCTCTGA